A DNA window from Calliphora vicina chromosome 1, idCalVici1.1, whole genome shotgun sequence contains the following coding sequences:
- the LOC135964295 gene encoding probable sodium/potassium/calcium exchanger CG1090, translating into MINCRRTRRSRFWNMGILFLIYYCVTVYSAKSGESTEKPFDAGNLENENGEEYDRSIETSTELNVETELNVETTQATIPMAKEAVPTWRPKRDNCTPPAIEQFPQPLMSKWLRTHGGLIIHVLVAVFTFFGLAIVCDEYFVASLDRLCEELKLSPDVAGATFMAAGSSAPELATVVIGVFFAKDDIGISGVIGSAVFNIMFVISVCALCSGTVCQLNWWPLVRDCFFYCISILVMLIIIFNDVISCFESVVMLLFYVVYCVALCFNTELERWALSLNLPFKLPTKEEQSSLVTYKNVQDNNYTQGTQQQTNLSQEPNAASSSENQQQQEYQNYTDPNASWDPNAAWGETSDPVGVSARSSVQPAAVDDWGMSQYNAGQGQENIGYNPDQPESVVTQSPTGDNAQKPVVGKPQPAAVEYYKSSDKSKESRPNPLERPTTGGLPTLISWYVVYPIHFLCQKTMPDCRTEKYRNWYPFTFLISMIWISFYSYFMVWMITVIGSTLSIPDTVMGLTFVAAGVSVPDALSSIAVIKEGYGDMAVSNAIGSNVFDILVCLGLPWFIQTAIIKPGSHVNVISKGLAYSTLSLFSTVIFLLLSTHLNGWKLDKRLGIILMVWYLLFITLASLYELNVFGYMNPPECPSEY; encoded by the exons ATTAACTGCAGAAGAACAAGAAGATCCCGGTTCTGGAATATGGGCATATTATTCCTGATATACTATTGTGTTACAGTCTACTCGGCCAAAAGTGGTGAGAGCACAGAGAAACCATTTGATGCGGGTAATTTAGAGAATGAAAATGGTGAGGAATACGACAGATCAATAGAAACCTCAACAGAACTGAATGTAGAAACAGag CTAAATGTTGAAACCACCCAGGCTACAATTCCTATGGCCAAAGAAGCAGTTCCTACTTGGCGTCCAAAGCGAGATAATTGCACACCGCCAGCCATAGAACAATTTCCTCAGCCCTTAATGAGCAAATGGCTGAGAACACATGGTGGTCTCATCATACACGTCCTGGTGGCCGTATTCACCTTCTTTGGTTTGGCCATTGTGTGTGATGAGTATTTTGTAGCCAGTTTGGATAGATTGTGTGAAG AACTGAAATTGTCTCCTGATGTGGCTGGTGCTACGTTTATGGCTGCTGGCAGTTCGGCCCCTGAATTGGCCACCGTTGTTATTGGTGTGTTCTTTGCCAAAGATGACATTGGTATTAGTGGTGTCATTGGTTCGGCCGTTTTCAATATCATGTTTGTCATTTCCGTTTGTGCTTTATGTTCCGGCACCGTTTGCCAACTCAATTGGTGGCCTTTGGTGCGAGATTGTTTCTTTTATTGCATTTCGATATTGGTCATGTTGATCATCATATTCAATGATGTTATATCCTGt TTTGAATCCGTGGTAATGCTGTTATTTTATGTTGTTTACTGTGTCGCTTTGTGCTTCAACACTGAACTGGAACGCTGGGCCTTGTCTTTGAATCTTCCCTTCAAACTTCCAACCAAAGAGGAACAATCATCGCTTGTAACCTACAAAAATGTCCAAGATAATAACTACACGCAAGGCACTCAACAGCAGACTAATTTGTCACAGGAGCCTAACGCCGCATCCTCGTCAGAAAACCAGCAGCAAcaagaatatcaaaattatacCGATCCAAACGCCAGTTGGGATCCAAATGCAGCTTGGGGTGAAACTTCCGATCCTGTGGGCGTCAGTGCTAGATCCTCCGTTCAACCGGCGGCTGTAGACGATTGGGGCATGAGCCAATACAATGCTGGCCAAGGACAAGAGAACATTGGCTACAATCCCGATCAACCCGAATCGGTGGTCACACAATCGCCTACCGGTGATAATGCACAAAAACCAGTGGTGGGTAAGCCACAGCCGGCCGCTGTGGAATACTACAAGTCCAGCGATAAATCGAAGGAGTCAAGACCCAATCCTCTGGAGCGTCCGACAACGGGAGGTTTACCAACACTGATCTCCTGGTACGTCGTCTATCCCATACACTTCCTCTGCCAGAAAACCATGCCCGACTGCCGCACCGAAAAATATCGCAATTGGTATCCCTTCACATTTCTCATCTCCATGATCTGGATCTCATTCTATTCGTACTTTATGGTTTGGATGATCACAGTCATTGGCTCGACCTTATCCATACCGGACACGGTAATGGGTCTGACCTTTGTTGCTGCTGGTGTTTCAGTTCCCGATGCCCTAAGCTCAATAGCCGTTATCAAAGAGGGTTATGGCGATATGGCCGTTTCAAATGCAATCGGCTCGAATGTCTTTGATATCCTAGTGTGCTTAGGTCTTCCGTGGTTCATACAAACAGCTATCATTAAGCCCGGCTCTCATGTCAATGTCATTTCAAAAG gTTTGGCTTACTCAACACTGTCACTATTCTCAAcggttatatttttattactgtCAACCCATTTAAATGGTTGGAAATTGGATAAACGCCTAGGCATCATACTGATGGTGtggtatttattatttataactttAGCCTCTCTGTATGAGCTTAATGTATTTGGTTACATGAATCCACCAGAATGTCCAA gtgaatattaa